CCCGCCGGAACCCGGCCACACCACGCGGGCGCGGATGTGGCTGCCGAAGCCGAACCGGCGCGCGGCCCGCTCCGGGTCCGACACCCGCATCCGCAGGGTCCCGTCCACCGAGACGACCTCGGCGTGGTCCTCGAAGGCCATGGCCCCAGGCGGCCACGTGGGCGTCCACCCGCTCGCCGTACTCGCGCACCACCGCGAACACCCTGGGCGTGTTGTCGGCGACCATGCCGCTCATCAACTCCGCGAACTCGCTCTCCCCGCACAGCGGCGGCATGTCCGTCGGATCGACCACGTGGACGTCCAGCGGATGCGCGAGTGACCCGCTGCTCCCGTTTCGCCCCGCGTCCGGCGGCTCTCCCGTCGATGATTCCTCGAACTCCCGTCCGGTGGACGTCCCGGTCATGTTGCGCACCCTTTCGATCACGTATCGTGTAACTCGTTGTTCAGCAACTTACACCGGAAATTCCAGTAGAAAAGTCCTTGATGGCGAAATTACTCCGCACGAGGGACAGCTACGGACGACACGAGCGATGGGCCAGACTGCTGACGTGACTGAGGAAGATCCAGGACCGGTAGTGCAACGGATCCTGCTGGGCGCCGAACTGCGGGAGGCCCGCGAGAACAGCGGGTTGTCCACATCGGATGCGACCAAGCGGCTCGGTTGGTACGCGGGCAAACTCTCGAAGGTCGAGCAGGGCGACAAGAGCGTCACCGACAAGGAACTGGCGAAGGCGATCGACGTCTTCGGCATCGCGCGAGAGCGCGCGGACGCCCTCAAGGGACTCGCCGCGGAAGCGCGCCGCAAGCTGCCGCCCGCACGTGTCCCCGAGTGGGCGACCAAGTACGTCAACCTGATCGCCGCCGCGAGCGAACTCAAGCTGTTCTTCCCCGACTCGTTCCCGGGAACCGTGCAGACATTCGATTACGCTCACGCGATGCTGTCCGGATCAGTCGTGGTCTCCCGTGCTGATGTCGAACGGATGGCAGAGGAACGCGTCAAACGAGCGAAAACTCTGCTGAACAACGAGGAAACCCGCTTCTGGCTAATCGTGGGCGAAGAGGCGCTGCATCGCCAGATCGGCGGCAAGAGCGTGCTGCGTGAACAGCTCGAACAGGTCAGACAGTTCGCCGAATCCCCGAACGCCACCGTTCAAATGGTTCCGTTCGACGGTGGTGCACACACGTGTCACGGGACCTCCTTCACGATCATCACACTGCTCGAAGGCAAGCCGAGTATCGTTTACACCGAGGGCCTGACCGGCAGTGACTACCTCGGGCGCGAACACGTCCGGGTCTACAACCTCGCCTACGACAACCTGCGCGCCGTAGCACTGAGTCCACAGAAGACACTCGAAGCCATCGAACGACGCATCGGGGAACTGACCTAGGAGCGACACATGCGTAAAACGAGCAATCACCAAGAAATGAGCTGGCAAAAGTCCAGCTTCAGTGCAGGCGCGGAGAACTGTGTCGAGGTCGCACACGACGCGACGGGCTGGTGGCTGCGCGACTCCAAGAACCCCAACGGCCCCACCCACCACTTCACCCACACCCAGTGGACCAGCTTCCTCCACCACCTCCGCCAGGACCGACTCGGCTGAGCCCGGGCTGAACCTTCCGGCCCGTGCCTCACGGGGCCACCGATCTGGCGAGTAAGCCACCCGCTGCCCCCGCGCCGCGCCGGTTTCGCGGGAAACCTGCGAGTTCGGGGCGGTCGGTCCACCCCATCCGACGGCGGACCTCCCGAAGCGGGAACCGCACGGGAGGTCCGCCGAGTGCGTCCTTCACGAGAGCGAGGAGCGGCTTCGAGACGCCCCCGCTCTCACACCCTCGGTTCCGGCACCGTCCTCCTCCGGTGCGCCCGGCGCACCACCAGACCGAAGCTCGCGGCGGCCAGCAGCGCGAACAACGGGATGTGGACCTCGTAACCGGAACGCGCTCGCCACAGTTCCCACAGCCCCCCACTACGCCAGACCGACGAGCACGGCCAGCACCACCGAGGCACTGAGAGCCGGCAACAGCACCGAAACCGGTCCGACCGGGTAGATCACCCGCATCATGCGGACCAGGAACCACCCCTGCACCAGCAGGAGCACGGCGAGCACGCAGTGGATGGCGACGATGAGGCTCGCGGGTTCCTGCTGTACAGACATGCCGATTCCGAGCCAGGCGCCCCAGTAGTGCATCCACACCCACCAGAAGACCAGCACGAAGCAGATCCCCAGCACCTCCGCCCCGAAGGTCGCTGTCCTGGAAGTGGGTCGAGGCGCCCTAGAACGACCGTGACGGCCGAGCTCGAAGCGCACCACCGAGGCGTAGCCGAGCGCGCTCAGCAGCGGAAGCAACAGGAGCTCCGTCAACCAGCCCGCGTTCGAATCCAGCGCGTACCGCAGCAGCACCGCCGCCGGCAGCACGAGCAACGCGGCCACGCCGAGGCTCACCAGCGCGGTGGCGACCGGCCGGGCGAGCCCGCACAGCCACATCGCACGGGTCGTGAACCACAGGTACCCCAGCGCCACCGCGGCGATGAAGCAGGAGAGGAACGCCCGCAAGAGCACGCCACCCACCCCGGGCTGGGAGGACGTGGTGGTCACGTCGAGCAACGTGCCCTGCAGCCAGAGCAGGTGCAGCGAGCGGACGAGCATCACGAACATGCCCCCCAGCAGCGCGGCGGTGATCACCGGGCCCGGTGGGGGTCGTCCTGGTCTCTCGAGATCGTCGGCGATGTCGTCAGTACTCATGACCGCCACCGGAACAGAGTCCGCTCCGTACCGAACAGAGCGAAACTACTCAGCGGCCCCTGCTCTCGGCGGAGTGCGGCCCCGGGGCGAGGTGAATTTCGCGAGGACTCGAACGGTGGCCGGAACGGAAGTCGAAGCGGAACTCCGAAGCGCTCCAACCCGAAAGCAGTTCGGTCCGGCAGCGGGGAATGTCGTGGAACGGGGACGCCCCGACGTCGCTCATCCCTTCCAGTCCACGAGCTGAACGATCACCCCGTTGGGGTCGGTCACCTGAAACGCCCGCTCACCCCATTCCTCGGTGGTCAATGGCATCGTGATGGGAACTCCTTCGTCACGCAGGCGTTCGAACTCCCCCTCGAGGTCTTCCACTTCGAAAGCGACGATCAGACCGCCCGCGTGGGTGTTCCGCTGGTGCTCCGGAAGGGTGGGCAGACCGCGACTCAGGAAGACGATGTTGGCGCCGGTGTCGGCTCGCTTCAACGAGGCGAACCCCTCGGCCGCCATTTCCTCGCTGAAGCCGAAGTGCTCGCGCAGAAAGGCACTGGAAGCCGGAACATCGTCGACGATCAGCGAGATCGCCGTGGCCGAGATACGCATAGGGACTCCTCGGGTGCGACCGACAACTCCGTACATTGTACGTTGTACACCGTACGACGATGGGAGTGCAACAATCCCCCTGTGACGATCAGGCGCGGCAGCAGTGGCAACCCGGAGCGCACACTCGAACTGCTCTGGAGGACGAGCGCCACTCCGACACGGCACGGCCCACCACAGGGGCTGACGATCGAAGCGGTGGTCGATACCGCCACGGAAATCGCGGACACCGAAGGAATCGATGCGGTGACGATGCGGAACGTGGGACGGAAGTTGGGAACCGCACCGATGACTCTCTACACCTATGTCCCGGGCAAGGCAGAACTGCTGGATCTGATGCTGGACGCCGGTTACGCCCGAATGTCCCGCTCCGAACCCGCCGGTTCGGACTGGCGTAGTCGTCTCGAAGCCGTCGCGCACGAGAACAGGGCGTTGCTACGCACCCACCCCTGGATGGGGGAGATCTCGACCAACCGTCCGATCCTGGGCCCCGGCGCGCTCGGCAAGTACGAGTACGAGCTCAGGGCGCTGGAGGGGACCGGTTTGGACGACGTCGACATGGATGCCGCACTCACCCAACTGCTCGAATTCGTGCGCTCCAGTGTGCGAGCGGAGATCGATACGAGCGAGTATCTCCGGAGGAGCGGAATGGACGACCGGCAGTGGTGGGAGCGGGCCGGTAGCGCGTTGTCCTCGCTGATCGACGAGCACGAGTATCCCCTCGCTTCCCGGGTCGGGACCGCGGTCGGTACCTCGCAGGGGACGGCTTACGCACCCGAGCACGCCTATCGGTTCGGACTGGCTCGACTGCTGGACGGCTTCGCCGCACTCGTCGCCGAAGGGGCCGGGCGTTCCGGTGAGTGAGTACGCCCTCTTATTCCCACTTCCACACCTCACACGAGGAAATCGGCCCAGAAGCACCCGAGGAAGCGGTGAGAGTGCCGGAAACACCGCGCGGTTTCGCCCCGAACCAGGGCGGAAAGCGAAACGGGCCCGGCACCGGGAATACCCCGGTACCGGGCCCATCCACTCACGAGCCGGGCTCGGTCTCACGGATCGAGCGTCACGGCCGGTGTCCGGCTCACGAACCGATCCCGGCCCGCTGCTTCTCGTCGGAACCGCTCTCGCCGTCGGCCTCGCCGCTGTCGGTGATCGCGTTGCCCTCGACGTCGAGGGCGGGCAGCCACCCCAGCCAGCGGGGCAGCCACCACGCGGCCCTGCCGAGCAGCGCCAACGCCGCGGGCATCAGGACCATGCGGACCACGAAGGCGTCCACCAGGATGCCGATCGCCAGGGCGAAGGCGATGGACTTGATGGTGGCGTTGCCCGCCGGAACGAACCCGGCGAACACCGAGAACATGATCAGCGCCGCCGCCACCACGACCGGGGCCGCCTGCCGGAAGCCGCTCACGATCGCGTCGCGGGCCGCGTGCCCCTTGTGGTAGGCCTCATGCATCCGGGACACCAGGAAGATCTGGTAGTCCATCGCCAGTCCGAACAGGATGCCGATCATCAGGATCGGGGTGAGGCTGATCAGCGGCCCGGTGTCGTCGAGGTTGACCACGTCGCTGAGCCAGCCCCACTGGAACACCGCCACGGTCGCGCCGAGCGCGGCTCCCAGGGTCAGCAGGAAGCCGAGCACGCCGACCAGCGGCACCAGTATCGAGCGGAATACCAGCACCAGCAGGATCAGGGCGAGCCCCACGACCAGCACGAGGTAGATCGGCAGGGCCTGGTCCAGCGAGTGCGCGACGTCGACGCTGACGGCGGTGGTGCCGGTCACGTAGCTCTCGGCCCCGTTGATGCCGTCCAGCTCCTCGCGCAGGTCACCGACCAGTTGCTCGGTCTCCGCGCTGGCGGGACCGGACTTCGGGATGACGGTGACCATCGCGGCGTCGCCGTCGGCGTTGGGTGTGGGCGGGGTGACGGTGGCGACGTCGTCGAGCCCGGCGATCGCCTTGGTGGCTTGCTGCGCGGTCCGCGGCGCGTCGCCGCCCTCGAAGTAGGCCACGAGTGGACCGTTGACACCCTCGCCGAAGCTGTCGGCCAGCATCTGCTGCGCTCGGGCCTGCGTGCTCCCCTCCGAGGGGGTCTGCACCAGCGTGGTCTGCATGGAGGCGGCCGGGATGGCCACCGCACCGAGCGCGACCAGCGAGATCAGCAGTGCCGGAATCCGACCGCGGGTGACCGCACGGATCCAGCCGGGGTAGATGGCCCGTTCGGTCTTGGCGTCCGTTTCGGCCGGTGCGGTGCGCTGCTTGCGCGGCAGCACGAGCCGTCCCAGGTAGCTGAGCACCGCGGGCACCAGGGTGATGGCCACGAGGACGGCCACCACGATGGTCGCCGCCGCCGCCACACCCATCTGGGTGAGGAACGGAATGCCGACCACCGACAGCCCGACCAGGGCGATGAACACGGTGAGTCCGGCCGTGACCACCGCCGACCCCGCCGTGCCCACGGCGGTGGCGATGGAGGTCCTGATGTCGTTGCCCTGGCGCAGTTCCTGCCGGTGGCGGTTGATGATGAACAGGGCGTAGTCGATGCCGACCGCCAGTCCCAGCATCGTCGCCAGGATGGATGTGGTGGACTGCAGCTCCATGAAGCCGGTGGCGATGCTGACGCCCAGCGCGCCGATCCCCACGCCGACACCGGCGGTGATCAGGTTCATCCCGGCGGCGACCAGCGAGCCGTAGGTAAGGCTCAGGATCACCAGCGCGGCGATGACGCCGATCGCCTCACCGGGACCTCCCACGGAGGGGGTCGCGGTGACGGCCTGGCCGCTCACCTCGACGGTGAAGGGTCCCTGGTCGGCCTGCTCGACGGTGTCCAGCATCGCGTCGCGCTGCTGCTCGGTGATCTCACCGATGCCGCCGTCGTAGGTGACCGTGCTGTAGGCCGTGGTCCGGTCGGGGCTGACCGTGGGGGAGTTCGGGTTCAGCGGGTCGCTGGCCGAGACCACGCCGGGCTGTTCGGACAGTTCGGCGACGAGGCCCTTGATCTCGGCGGCGTTGGCGGGAGCGGTCAGCTGCTGCCCGTCCGGGGCCCGCATCACCACGCGGGCCGTGGCGCCGCCGCCGGTGTCGAACTCCTCCTGGAGCTTGTCCTGGGCGATGGTGGACTCCTGCCCGGGGATGGAGAAGCTGTCCGAGGTGGGCCCGGAAAGCGTCGCCGCGCCCACGCCACCACCGGCGAGCGCTATCAACCAGATCACGACGACGAGCAGTCGGTGCCGTTGGGCACCGAGCCCCAGTCGGTATAACAGGCGTGCCATGTAGCAGTCAGTCCTCCAGCTGGTCGGAACCGGGCGAAGACGTGCCGGTACGGGAGTGGCCGAGGGCGTCGAAGCAGGTCGCGATGATCCGGGGACGCCACGTGGTCTTGTCGCCGTGGTGATTGGCCGTGAGGCTGAGCACGGCCAGCGAGCTCAGCGCGCCGATGACCCGGATGAGCCGTTCCGAGCCCTGGTCGGCCGGGTCGATGGCGAACATCTCGTGGATGAGCACGTCATCGACGTCGAGCGCCTCCTCGATCTCGCCCGGGACGGTGATGGGCCGCAGTGCCAGGCTCACCAGGCCGGCCCGTTCGAGCGCGACGTCGGTCAGCAGCTCCAGCGCGCGCATGTCCCGTCCCGGCCCGGCGGGCAGTCGCGAGACGTCGTCGAGCACCCGGCGCGCCTGCGCGCGCCCCATGTCGAGCGCGGCCTCGTGGATCGCTTCCTTGCTCGGATAGTGGTGCAGCAGACCGGCCTTGGACAGGCCGACCGCCTCGGCCAGCGCCTTGAGGGATGTCTGCGCGAATCCGTGCTGCGCGAACAGCTCGGCGGCGCGGTCGAGGATCTCCTCGTCCACTTGTTCCCGGAACGGTCGTGTCACGTGGTCGACACTACCGGAGTTACCGACCGGTTCGGTCGGTAAAGCGACCGGATCGGTCTGTGAATCTGCTCGCACCACCGAACGGCGGAGCGG
The nucleotide sequence above comes from Actinopolyspora erythraea. Encoded proteins:
- a CDS encoding helix-turn-helix domain-containing protein, which codes for MSATMPLINSANSLSPHSGGMSVGSTTWTSSGCASDPLLPFRPASGGSPVDDSSNSRPVDVPVMLRTLSITYRVTRCSATYTGNSSRKVLDGEITPHEGQLRTTRAMGQTADVTEEDPGPVVQRILLGAELREARENSGLSTSDATKRLGWYAGKLSKVEQGDKSVTDKELAKAIDVFGIARERADALKGLAAEARRKLPPARVPEWATKYVNLIAAASELKLFFPDSFPGTVQTFDYAHAMLSGSVVVSRADVERMAEERVKRAKTLLNNEETRFWLIVGEEALHRQIGGKSVLREQLEQVRQFAESPNATVQMVPFDGGAHTCHGTSFTIITLLEGKPSIVYTEGLTGSDYLGREHVRVYNLAYDNLRAVALSPQKTLEAIERRIGELT
- a CDS encoding DUF397 domain-containing protein encodes the protein MSWQKSSFSAGAENCVEVAHDATGWWLRDSKNPNGPTHHFTHTQWTSFLHHLRQDRLG
- a CDS encoding VOC family protein, with the protein product MRISATAISLIVDDVPASSAFLREHFGFSEEMAAEGFASLKRADTGANIVFLSRGLPTLPEHQRNTHAGGLIVAFEVEDLEGEFERLRDEGVPITMPLTTEEWGERAFQVTDPNGVIVQLVDWKG
- a CDS encoding TetR/AcrR family transcriptional regulator C-terminal domain-containing protein, giving the protein MTIRRGSSGNPERTLELLWRTSATPTRHGPPQGLTIEAVVDTATEIADTEGIDAVTMRNVGRKLGTAPMTLYTYVPGKAELLDLMLDAGYARMSRSEPAGSDWRSRLEAVAHENRALLRTHPWMGEISTNRPILGPGALGKYEYELRALEGTGLDDVDMDAALTQLLEFVRSSVRAEIDTSEYLRRSGMDDRQWWERAGSALSSLIDEHEYPLASRVGTAVGTSQGTAYAPEHAYRFGLARLLDGFAALVAEGAGRSGE
- a CDS encoding MMPL family transporter translates to MARLLYRLGLGAQRHRLLVVVIWLIALAGGGVGAATLSGPTSDSFSIPGQESTIAQDKLQEEFDTGGGATARVVMRAPDGQQLTAPANAAEIKGLVAELSEQPGVVSASDPLNPNSPTVSPDRTTAYSTVTYDGGIGEITEQQRDAMLDTVEQADQGPFTVEVSGQAVTATPSVGGPGEAIGVIAALVILSLTYGSLVAAGMNLITAGVGVGIGALGVSIATGFMELQSTTSILATMLGLAVGIDYALFIINRHRQELRQGNDIRTSIATAVGTAGSAVVTAGLTVFIALVGLSVVGIPFLTQMGVAAAATIVVAVLVAITLVPAVLSYLGRLVLPRKQRTAPAETDAKTERAIYPGWIRAVTRGRIPALLISLVALGAVAIPAASMQTTLVQTPSEGSTQARAQQMLADSFGEGVNGPLVAYFEGGDAPRTAQQATKAIAGLDDVATVTPPTPNADGDAAMVTVIPKSGPASAETEQLVGDLREELDGINGAESYVTGTTAVSVDVAHSLDQALPIYLVLVVGLALILLVLVFRSILVPLVGVLGFLLTLGAALGATVAVFQWGWLSDVVNLDDTGPLISLTPILMIGILFGLAMDYQIFLVSRMHEAYHKGHAARDAIVSGFRQAAPVVVAAALIMFSVFAGFVPAGNATIKSIAFALAIGILVDAFVVRMVLMPAALALLGRAAWWLPRWLGWLPALDVEGNAITDSGEADGESGSDEKQRAGIGS
- a CDS encoding TetR/AcrR family transcriptional regulator produces the protein MTRPFREQVDEEILDRAAELFAQHGFAQTSLKALAEAVGLSKAGLLHHYPSKEAIHEAALDMGRAQARRVLDDVSRLPAGPGRDMRALELLTDVALERAGLVSLALRPITVPGEIEEALDVDDVLIHEMFAIDPADQGSERLIRVIGALSSLAVLSLTANHHGDKTTWRPRIIATCFDALGHSRTGTSSPGSDQLED